One window from the genome of Magnolia sinica isolate HGM2019 chromosome 4, MsV1, whole genome shotgun sequence encodes:
- the LOC131244318 gene encoding protein LEAD-SENSITIVE 1-like encodes MAQLMGTPGSEAEGGYAKMIAVLSSLLSMSNSKPGDHIYAWRNIQIYAHHGIYMGDNKVIHFNAATGQKIESGGCYRHCDKCGAGKNKTTNGLILSCLDCFLDGDQLYIYEYSVSWIPFVFGVGGKTCSMAKSDPLEVVLRRANECLNNGFRQYNFILNNCESFAFYCKTGRAEAPCCSGQTINLISNIANGATQSFIPGTVIGLVGEVMTIA; translated from the exons ATGGCTCAGCTCATGGGAACCCCAGGCTCTGAGGCGGAGGGGGGCTATGCAAAGATGATAGCGGTGCTCTCATCTTTGCTTTCTAT GAGCAACTCAAAACCTGGTGATCACATCTATGCATGGAGGAACATTCAGATCTACGCTCATCAtg GAATATATATGGGCGATAACAAGGTCATTCACTTCAATGCGGCAACTGGCCAAAAGATAGAATCTGGAGGCTGCTATAGACACTGCGATAAATGTGGAGCTGGGAAAAACAAGACAACCAATGGACTCATTCTTTCATGCTTAGATTGTTTTCTTGATGGAGACCAACTTTACATATATGAATACTCTGTCTCATGGATCCCGTTTGTCTTCGGGGTTGGAGGCAAGACATGTAGCATGGCTAAATCAGACCCACTAGAGGTAGTTCTTAGGCGTGCCAATGAATGCCTCAATAACGGCTTCAGACAGTATAATTTTATCCTAAACAATTGTGAGTCCTTTGCTTTCTATTGTAAGACGGGACGAGCAGAGGCCCCATGCTGCAGTGGGCAGACAATCAACCTTATTAGTAATATTGCTAATGGAGCAACACAAAGCTTCATTCCTGGTACTGTGATAGGCCTTGTGGGTGAAGTAATGACAATTGCATAA